A stretch of the Pan troglodytes isolate AG18354 chromosome 20, NHGRI_mPanTro3-v2.0_pri, whole genome shotgun sequence genome encodes the following:
- the GTPBP3 gene encoding tRNA modification GTPase GTPBP3, mitochondrial isoform X1, translated as MWRGLWTLAAQAARGPRRLCTRRSSGAPAPGSGATIFALSSGQGRCGIAVIRTSGPASGHALRILTAPRDLPLARHASLRLLSDPRSGEPLDRALVLWFPGPQSFTGEDCVEFHVHGGPAVVSGVLQALGSVPGLRPAEAGEFTRRAFANGKLNLTEVEGLADLIHAETEAQRRQALRQLDGELGHLCRGWAETLTKALAHVEAYIDFGEDDNLEEGVLEQGGSTWWWGRKTPHISPQRLPSLSLSACLLSPTADIKVRALEVALGAHLRDARRGQRLRSGAHVVVTGPPNAGKSSLVNLLSRKPVSIVSPEPGTTRDVLETPVDLAGFPVLLSDTAGLREGVGPVEQEGVRRARERLEQADLILAMLDASDLASPSSCNFLATVVASVGAQSPSDSSQRLLLVLNKSDLLSPEGPGPGPDLPPHLLLSCLTGEGLDGLLEALRKELAAVCGDPSTDPPLLTRARHQHHLQGCLDALGHYKQSKDLALAAEALRVARGHLTRLTGGGGTEEILDIIFRDFCVGK; from the exons ATGTGGCGGGGGCTTTGGACCCTGGCGGCCCAAGCGGCACGTGGGCCTCGCAG ATTGTGCACGCGCCGGAGCAGCGGCGCACCAGCCCCCGGCTCCGGCGCCACCATCTTCGCGCTAAGCTCTGGCCAAGGCCGCTGCGGCATCGCAGTGATCCGGACCAGCGGCCCTGCCAGCGGCCACGCCCTCCGAATTCTCACGGCACCCCGAGACCTGCCCCTTGCTCGCCACGCCAGCCTGCGCCTGCTCAGCGATCCCCGCTCCGGGGAGCCTCTGGACCGCGCACTGGTGCTCTGGTTCCCAG GTCCCCAGAGTTTCACCGGTGAGGACTGCGTGGAGTTCCACGTTCATGGAGGCCCGGCAGTGGTGAGCGGCGTCCTGCAGGCCTTGG GCAGCGTGCCAGGGCTTCGACCGGCGGAGGCAGGCGAGTTCACCAGACGGGCGTTCGCCAATGGGAAGCTGAACCTGACCGAAGTGGAGGGGCTGGCGGACCTTATCCACGCGGAAACAGAGGCGCAGCGGCGGCAGGCCCTCAGGCAGCTGGACGGAGAGCTAGGCCACCTCTGCCGTGGCTGGGCCGAGACCCTCACCAAA GCTCTGGCCCACGTGGAGGCCTATATCGATTTCGGCGAGGATGACAACCTGGAGGAGGGGGTCCTGGAGCAAGGTGGGTCTACCTGGTGGTGGGGGAGGAAGACACCTCATATCAGCCCTCAAAGGCTCccctcactgtctctctctgcctgccttctGTCACCCACAGCCGACATCAAAGTACGGGCACTGGAGGTGGCCCTGGGTGCACATCTACGAGATGCCAGGCGCGGGCAGAGGCTCCGCTCAGGGGCGCACGTAGTGGTCACTGGACCCCCCAATGCGGGCAAGAGCAGCCTAGTGAACCTGCTCA GTCGGAAACCTGTGTCCATCGTGTCCCCGGAGCCAGGGACCACCCGTGACGTGCTGGAGACCCCAGTCGACCTGGCCGGATTTCCTGTGCTGCTGAGCGACACGGCTGGGTTGCGGGAGGGCGTGGGGCCCGTGGAGCAGGAGGGCGTGCGGCGCGCCCGGGAGAG GCTGGAGCAGGCTGACCTCATTCTGGCCATGCTGGACGCTTCTGACCTGGCCTCTCCCTCCAGTTGCAACTTCCTGGCCACCGTCGTAGCCTCTGTGGGAGCCCAGAGCCCCAGTGACAGCAGCCAGCGCCTCCTCCTGGTGCTGAACAAGTCGGACCTGCTGTCCCCGGAGGGCCCAGGTCCCGGTCCTGACCTGCCCCCGCACCTGCTGCTGTCCTGTCTGACGGGAGAGGGGCTGGACGGCCTCCTGGAGGCGCTGAGGAAGGAGCTAGCTGCAGT GTGTGGGGACCCGTCCACAGATCCCCCGCTGCTGACCCGAGCAAGGCACCAGCACCACCTCCAGGGTTGCCTGGATGCCCTCGGCCACTACAAGCAGTCAAAAGACCTGGCCCTGGCGGCAGAGGCGCTGCGGGTGGCCCGGGGTCACCTGACCCGGCTCACGGGTGGAGGGGGTACCGAGGAGATCCTGGACATCATCTTCCGGGACTTCTGTGTGGGCAAGTGA
- the GTPBP3 gene encoding tRNA modification GTPase GTPBP3, mitochondrial isoform X2, which yields MWRGLWTLAAQAARGPRRLCTRRSSGAPAPGSGATIFALSSGQGRCGIAVIRTSGPASGHALRILTAPRDLPLARHASLRLLSDPRSGEPLDRALVLWFPGPQSFTGEDCVEFHVHGGPAVVSGVLQALGSVPGLRPAEAGEFTRRAFANGKLNLTEVEGLADLIHAETEAQRRQALRQLDGELGHLCRGWAETLTKALAHVEAYIDFGEDDNLEEGVLEQADIKVRALEVALGAHLRDARRGQRLRSGAHVVVTGPPNAGKSSLVNLLSRKPVSIVSPEPGTTRDVLETPVDLAGFPVLLSDTAGLREGVGPVEQEGVRRARERLEQADLILAMLDASDLASPSSCNFLATVVASVGAQSPSDSSQRLLLVLNKSDLLSPEGPGPGPDLPPHLLLSCLTGEGLDGLLEALRKELAAVCGDPSTDPPLLTRARHQHHLQGCLDALGHYKQSKDLALAAEALRVARGHLTRLTGGGGTEEILDIIFRDFCVGK from the exons ATGTGGCGGGGGCTTTGGACCCTGGCGGCCCAAGCGGCACGTGGGCCTCGCAG ATTGTGCACGCGCCGGAGCAGCGGCGCACCAGCCCCCGGCTCCGGCGCCACCATCTTCGCGCTAAGCTCTGGCCAAGGCCGCTGCGGCATCGCAGTGATCCGGACCAGCGGCCCTGCCAGCGGCCACGCCCTCCGAATTCTCACGGCACCCCGAGACCTGCCCCTTGCTCGCCACGCCAGCCTGCGCCTGCTCAGCGATCCCCGCTCCGGGGAGCCTCTGGACCGCGCACTGGTGCTCTGGTTCCCAG GTCCCCAGAGTTTCACCGGTGAGGACTGCGTGGAGTTCCACGTTCATGGAGGCCCGGCAGTGGTGAGCGGCGTCCTGCAGGCCTTGG GCAGCGTGCCAGGGCTTCGACCGGCGGAGGCAGGCGAGTTCACCAGACGGGCGTTCGCCAATGGGAAGCTGAACCTGACCGAAGTGGAGGGGCTGGCGGACCTTATCCACGCGGAAACAGAGGCGCAGCGGCGGCAGGCCCTCAGGCAGCTGGACGGAGAGCTAGGCCACCTCTGCCGTGGCTGGGCCGAGACCCTCACCAAA GCTCTGGCCCACGTGGAGGCCTATATCGATTTCGGCGAGGATGACAACCTGGAGGAGGGGGTCCTGGAGCAAG CCGACATCAAAGTACGGGCACTGGAGGTGGCCCTGGGTGCACATCTACGAGATGCCAGGCGCGGGCAGAGGCTCCGCTCAGGGGCGCACGTAGTGGTCACTGGACCCCCCAATGCGGGCAAGAGCAGCCTAGTGAACCTGCTCA GTCGGAAACCTGTGTCCATCGTGTCCCCGGAGCCAGGGACCACCCGTGACGTGCTGGAGACCCCAGTCGACCTGGCCGGATTTCCTGTGCTGCTGAGCGACACGGCTGGGTTGCGGGAGGGCGTGGGGCCCGTGGAGCAGGAGGGCGTGCGGCGCGCCCGGGAGAG GCTGGAGCAGGCTGACCTCATTCTGGCCATGCTGGACGCTTCTGACCTGGCCTCTCCCTCCAGTTGCAACTTCCTGGCCACCGTCGTAGCCTCTGTGGGAGCCCAGAGCCCCAGTGACAGCAGCCAGCGCCTCCTCCTGGTGCTGAACAAGTCGGACCTGCTGTCCCCGGAGGGCCCAGGTCCCGGTCCTGACCTGCCCCCGCACCTGCTGCTGTCCTGTCTGACGGGAGAGGGGCTGGACGGCCTCCTGGAGGCGCTGAGGAAGGAGCTAGCTGCAGT GTGTGGGGACCCGTCCACAGATCCCCCGCTGCTGACCCGAGCAAGGCACCAGCACCACCTCCAGGGTTGCCTGGATGCCCTCGGCCACTACAAGCAGTCAAAAGACCTGGCCCTGGCGGCAGAGGCGCTGCGGGTGGCCCGGGGTCACCTGACCCGGCTCACGGGTGGAGGGGGTACCGAGGAGATCCTGGACATCATCTTCCGGGACTTCTGTGTGGGCAAGTGA
- the GTPBP3 gene encoding tRNA modification GTPase GTPBP3, mitochondrial isoform X3, giving the protein MWRGLWTLAAQAARGPRRLCTRRSSGAPAPGSGATIFALSSGQGRCGIAVIRTSGPASGHALRILTAPRDLPLARHASLRLLSDPRSGEPLDRALVLWFPGPQSFTGEDCVEFHVHGGPAVVSGVLQALGSVPGLRPAEAGEFTRRAFANGKLNLTEVEGLADLIHAETEAQRRQALRQLDGELGHLCRGWAETLTKALAHVEAYIDFGEDDNLEEGVLEQADIKVRALEVALGAHLRDARRGQRLRSGAHVVVTGPPNAGKSSLVNLLSRKPVSIVSPEPGTTRDVLETPVDLAGFPVLLSDTAGLREGVGPVEQEGVRRARESCNFLATVVASVGAQSPSDSSQRLLLVLNKSDLLSPEGPGPGPDLPPHLLLSCLTGEGLDGLLEALRKELAAVCGDPSTDPPLLTRARHQHHLQGCLDALGHYKQSKDLALAAEALRVARGHLTRLTGGGGTEEILDIIFRDFCVGK; this is encoded by the exons ATGTGGCGGGGGCTTTGGACCCTGGCGGCCCAAGCGGCACGTGGGCCTCGCAG ATTGTGCACGCGCCGGAGCAGCGGCGCACCAGCCCCCGGCTCCGGCGCCACCATCTTCGCGCTAAGCTCTGGCCAAGGCCGCTGCGGCATCGCAGTGATCCGGACCAGCGGCCCTGCCAGCGGCCACGCCCTCCGAATTCTCACGGCACCCCGAGACCTGCCCCTTGCTCGCCACGCCAGCCTGCGCCTGCTCAGCGATCCCCGCTCCGGGGAGCCTCTGGACCGCGCACTGGTGCTCTGGTTCCCAG GTCCCCAGAGTTTCACCGGTGAGGACTGCGTGGAGTTCCACGTTCATGGAGGCCCGGCAGTGGTGAGCGGCGTCCTGCAGGCCTTGG GCAGCGTGCCAGGGCTTCGACCGGCGGAGGCAGGCGAGTTCACCAGACGGGCGTTCGCCAATGGGAAGCTGAACCTGACCGAAGTGGAGGGGCTGGCGGACCTTATCCACGCGGAAACAGAGGCGCAGCGGCGGCAGGCCCTCAGGCAGCTGGACGGAGAGCTAGGCCACCTCTGCCGTGGCTGGGCCGAGACCCTCACCAAA GCTCTGGCCCACGTGGAGGCCTATATCGATTTCGGCGAGGATGACAACCTGGAGGAGGGGGTCCTGGAGCAAG CCGACATCAAAGTACGGGCACTGGAGGTGGCCCTGGGTGCACATCTACGAGATGCCAGGCGCGGGCAGAGGCTCCGCTCAGGGGCGCACGTAGTGGTCACTGGACCCCCCAATGCGGGCAAGAGCAGCCTAGTGAACCTGCTCA GTCGGAAACCTGTGTCCATCGTGTCCCCGGAGCCAGGGACCACCCGTGACGTGCTGGAGACCCCAGTCGACCTGGCCGGATTTCCTGTGCTGCTGAGCGACACGGCTGGGTTGCGGGAGGGCGTGGGGCCCGTGGAGCAGGAGGGCGTGCGGCGCGCCCGGGAGAG TTGCAACTTCCTGGCCACCGTCGTAGCCTCTGTGGGAGCCCAGAGCCCCAGTGACAGCAGCCAGCGCCTCCTCCTGGTGCTGAACAAGTCGGACCTGCTGTCCCCGGAGGGCCCAGGTCCCGGTCCTGACCTGCCCCCGCACCTGCTGCTGTCCTGTCTGACGGGAGAGGGGCTGGACGGCCTCCTGGAGGCGCTGAGGAAGGAGCTAGCTGCAGT GTGTGGGGACCCGTCCACAGATCCCCCGCTGCTGACCCGAGCAAGGCACCAGCACCACCTCCAGGGTTGCCTGGATGCCCTCGGCCACTACAAGCAGTCAAAAGACCTGGCCCTGGCGGCAGAGGCGCTGCGGGTGGCCCGGGGTCACCTGACCCGGCTCACGGGTGGAGGGGGTACCGAGGAGATCCTGGACATCATCTTCCGGGACTTCTGTGTGGGCAAGTGA
- the GTPBP3 gene encoding tRNA modification GTPase GTPBP3, mitochondrial isoform X4: protein MVHSLTCPHPCFLLVPASEPQFPHLQTPDPGGAVWNVRWALCTRRSSGAPAPGSGATIFALSSGQGRCGIAVIRTSGPASGHALRILTAPRDLPLARHASLRLLSDPRSGEPLDRALVLWFPGPQSFTGEDCVEFHVHGGPAVVSGVLQALGSVPGLRPAEAGEFTRRAFANGKLNLTEVEGLADLIHAETEAQRRQALRQLDGELGHLCRGWAETLTKALAHVEAYIDFGEDDNLEEGVLEQADIKVRALEVALGAHLRDARRGQRLRSGAHVVVTGPPNAGKSSLVNLLSRKPVSIVSPEPGTTRDVLETPVDLAGFPVLLSDTAGLREGVGPVEQEGVRRARERLEQADLILAMLDASDLASPSSCNFLATVVASVGAQSPSDSSQRLLLVLNKSDLLSPEGPGPGPDLPPHLLLSCLTGEGLDGLLEALRKELAAVCGDPSTDPPLLTRARHQHHLQGCLDALGHYKQSKDLALAAEALRVARGHLTRLTGGGGTEEILDIIFRDFCVGK, encoded by the exons ATTGTGCACGCGCCGGAGCAGCGGCGCACCAGCCCCCGGCTCCGGCGCCACCATCTTCGCGCTAAGCTCTGGCCAAGGCCGCTGCGGCATCGCAGTGATCCGGACCAGCGGCCCTGCCAGCGGCCACGCCCTCCGAATTCTCACGGCACCCCGAGACCTGCCCCTTGCTCGCCACGCCAGCCTGCGCCTGCTCAGCGATCCCCGCTCCGGGGAGCCTCTGGACCGCGCACTGGTGCTCTGGTTCCCAG GTCCCCAGAGTTTCACCGGTGAGGACTGCGTGGAGTTCCACGTTCATGGAGGCCCGGCAGTGGTGAGCGGCGTCCTGCAGGCCTTGG GCAGCGTGCCAGGGCTTCGACCGGCGGAGGCAGGCGAGTTCACCAGACGGGCGTTCGCCAATGGGAAGCTGAACCTGACCGAAGTGGAGGGGCTGGCGGACCTTATCCACGCGGAAACAGAGGCGCAGCGGCGGCAGGCCCTCAGGCAGCTGGACGGAGAGCTAGGCCACCTCTGCCGTGGCTGGGCCGAGACCCTCACCAAA GCTCTGGCCCACGTGGAGGCCTATATCGATTTCGGCGAGGATGACAACCTGGAGGAGGGGGTCCTGGAGCAAG CCGACATCAAAGTACGGGCACTGGAGGTGGCCCTGGGTGCACATCTACGAGATGCCAGGCGCGGGCAGAGGCTCCGCTCAGGGGCGCACGTAGTGGTCACTGGACCCCCCAATGCGGGCAAGAGCAGCCTAGTGAACCTGCTCA GTCGGAAACCTGTGTCCATCGTGTCCCCGGAGCCAGGGACCACCCGTGACGTGCTGGAGACCCCAGTCGACCTGGCCGGATTTCCTGTGCTGCTGAGCGACACGGCTGGGTTGCGGGAGGGCGTGGGGCCCGTGGAGCAGGAGGGCGTGCGGCGCGCCCGGGAGAG GCTGGAGCAGGCTGACCTCATTCTGGCCATGCTGGACGCTTCTGACCTGGCCTCTCCCTCCAGTTGCAACTTCCTGGCCACCGTCGTAGCCTCTGTGGGAGCCCAGAGCCCCAGTGACAGCAGCCAGCGCCTCCTCCTGGTGCTGAACAAGTCGGACCTGCTGTCCCCGGAGGGCCCAGGTCCCGGTCCTGACCTGCCCCCGCACCTGCTGCTGTCCTGTCTGACGGGAGAGGGGCTGGACGGCCTCCTGGAGGCGCTGAGGAAGGAGCTAGCTGCAGT GTGTGGGGACCCGTCCACAGATCCCCCGCTGCTGACCCGAGCAAGGCACCAGCACCACCTCCAGGGTTGCCTGGATGCCCTCGGCCACTACAAGCAGTCAAAAGACCTGGCCCTGGCGGCAGAGGCGCTGCGGGTGGCCCGGGGTCACCTGACCCGGCTCACGGGTGGAGGGGGTACCGAGGAGATCCTGGACATCATCTTCCGGGACTTCTGTGTGGGCAAGTGA